In the Primulina tabacum isolate GXHZ01 chromosome 7, ASM2559414v2, whole genome shotgun sequence genome, AGGAATAACATTTTTAGTCCTCTAATTTTGCAAGTTTTTTTATTTGGTCATGTTATTTTTCAATTCATTCACATTAATGTTAGTCCATtaacattcaattttttttcgattttaatcatttttctccAGAGTGATGTCAGACTACCATTAATATCATCtcatttcaaaatatattaaattcaaTATCGTCGATTTTAGAAAGGCTTATCTATTTATCCATCCATGCATGAACTGGATGAACTTGTAAACTAATATACATGTATTTCAAACATGAAGGTTTAGGGCAACTATCAACTCCATATGCCTTACAAAACGGAGGATGGACTTCTTCATTCCTCCTCGTTTCCATCGGCATAGCCTGCGCATACACGTCTCACATCCTCGGCAAATGCCTGCAGAAGAACCCTAAATCCAAAGACTACAAAGACATCGGCCACCACGCTTTTGGAACGAAGGGGAGAATCCTCGCGGAATCCTTCATTTACATGGAGATTTTCATGGCCCTCGTCTCCTACACCATCTCCCTCCACGACAACCTCACCGCGGTATTCTCCACCATCGGCATGCATATGGGTTGGTCCCCGGCAGTGCATTTGTCGACATCTCAGATGCTCACGGCAGTTGCTGTTCGCGGTGGCGCTGCCGAGCTTGTGGCTGAGGGATCTTTCGTCGATCTCGTTTCTTTCCATTGCGGGGATTGTGATGTCCCTTCTGATATTTGTCACGGTGGCGTGGACGGCAGTGTTCGGTGGTGTGAAGGTGGAGTATGGGATCCCCGCGCTAAGGGTTTGGAATATTCCGGCGATTTCTGGGCTTTACTATTTTCAGTTATGCGGGCCATATTGTCTTCCCCAATATTTACACAGCCATGAATGATCCCTCCAAGTTCACAAAGGTTAGTTTTTCAGTTTTGAAATCAAATTATTTtcgattttcttaaaaaatgcttgaaaataaaataaccgAGGAAATTTATTTACAAATTTAATACCCTTACATGGATTTTTTTCCCTTAATTTTCTCTTGGAGCCAATATCATATTGGTTCTCTTGTTTACAATGTGCTAAACAAGTATACCGACTTTAGTTTATTGTTAAAAACTTTTAGGAGAGACtgtaaaattaaattttggtcTCAAATAATAGGGACAATAATTATTTTGGAACAAATAAAaggaacaaaaaatatatatttttcatgttcaAGTAAGTATCcaatttcttgatttcatgcaTCCTTTTTTGTTAGTTTTTTACCATGAATTATCATAGAAGAACAAAAGCagctaaaattcataaatcgATTACCGTTTGGCATTTCCGAAAAAGAGTGtagattaaataatttaagacCCAAAATAAGGGATAAAGAAATTTTATCCTTCATTGGGAATTTTTTTTGTCCATATACTTGTCCCATTTTGGATTTGGTCCATAAAATcgtcaattttaattttatatgctaattttaaattttcagctATTTTTATTCAATCGTAGACATAGAATCCAATAAGTCATCAAATTTTAGTGTCATGTGTCAGCATTTTTCAGTGTTATGACATCACCAATTTGACTAAAATAGCtgaaaattaaaagttagtATACTAAAACCAAACTTTAAAAAAACACAGAGTgaatcaaaactcaaaattaaacaactaaCTATACTatgcatatatatttatatttgtgttaaataataaatgtcaaagtttatatttaattcattCTATGTTCCTTTTCAGGTATCAATTGCTAGCTTCTCAGTTGTGACCACCCTCTACACATCTCTAGCATTCATGGGTGCAAAGCTCTTCGGCCCTCAAGTCAATTCCCAGATCACCCTAAGCATGCCTCCAAACCACGCCTCCACGAAGATAGCTCTCTGGGCAACAGTCATCACACCCATGACCAAATACGCGCTCGAGTTCGCCCCGTTCGCGATTGAGATGGAGCGGAACTTACCCGACTCCATGAAGCCTCGGACGAAGATGTTCGTGAGGGGTATCATCGGGTCGATCATGCTGCTAATCATACTTCTCCTTGCGCTCTCCGTGCCATACTTCGAGCACGTCTTGAGCCTCACGGGCTCTATGGTTAGCGTCGGGATCTGTGTCATCTTCCCTTGCGTTTTCTATATGAAGATATTCTGGGGGGAGATTACGAGACCGGTGATGATCCTGAATGGGGGATTGGTAGCTGTTGGGGTGATCTTGGGTCTGTTTGGAGCAGTTTCTTCTTCGAAATCTTTGTTTCAAAGTTTGCAGAGAGGGCATTCGGCTTGATAATATCCATGCgagtaatattattattatgtttgttTTTCAATTTTGCACGTTTAAAAGTATGTACTTCAGTCCCGAGCAAATTATGGTCTCGAGTATTATTTTGGGACAAATTAGTTACTAAAATCAAACACATCTACCTTCTCTTTACCATTTTGATTATCTATTTCCATAAATTTCAATTTGAGTCATgtatttttcaagtttttggTTTTCACCATTGTAGTGTTGACGAACATTTCGATATTATATTAGCATCATGTGTAAAAATGACAAgctgcaaaaaaaataaaattgaattaaaaatgatatttgatATCATTAATAATTAGAATAGGAAAGATTTTAATATGCATAATTAAAATTGCATGTTCCCCCATATTAAAACCTATTTGGAATTATTAAATTAGACCAATAATTGTCTCCCAAACTataggatttaatttaatattataaaattgttttaatgcattaaatgaatgtttgcattaggattttatgttgcatttcacgctcgaacgaggaacagagatcgtatattcaggaaaaatatttttattgaataatatttaatatgagatgtttttaaatatgattttttaaaatgggccttggttggtTATTTTTACCCGTCAGGttatatttttaaccggtacgcgAATTTTAGCGAGTCAGggaactttttgagggctcgggcaatattttcaaaaatgtacctaaacgaaatatttttcgggagtgtgtttggactttTTGGGTTGTTCCATTGTTAAATGggctcaaaatattttaatcctTTCAAAACTTGATTAGAGGCCCATTAAGGTGTCATTATCCTAACCTAAACCTAatttaattaaccctaatcactCCCTAACCACCACCAGCCGAGGGTCGATCGTTTTTTTTGTTGAAGTGTGTCACAAAAACCTGTCATCCtcggttattttgaattctacgacttataggttggttttctggaaatgtgttcaacatatgatgtGTAGCACTctatgttatcttcgattctatagaaaattcgtaattttttgataagaaacgagagagatatgatttttatcgtaaagtcACGCAAgttgtgaaatttctgtgtcaccaAAACCTGTCACCCtcggttattttgaattctgcgaCTTGTAGTTTGGTTTTCGAAAATGTGttcaatatatgatttatagcactctatgttatcttcgattcgatagcaaattcataattttttgataaaaaacGAGGGAGATCTGATTTTTATCATAAAGCCgcgcaagctgtgaaatttctatgtcaccaaaacccgtcaccctcggtTATTTTGCATTCTGCGACATatatgttggttttatggaaagGTGTTCAACAAATGATTTACAGCACTccgtgttatcttcgattcaatagcaaattcgtaattgtCTGATAAGAAATgtgagagatatgatttttatcgtaaaatcgctcaagctgtgaaatttgtGTGCATACGCTGGATATTTCCAGCAACCTTTGGGCTTGTTTCGTGGTACATAAGTGGTCTGGAATGGGTTGTTTATAGGTCATCTAGGTTTAAGTCCCGGTTTAAGTTGGGAAATTtttgttaagtttcgggttgattcaaGCTAAACTCGGGACtccagtccaagttttaaaacgaatcgatgaagttttgaaacgagctcgagtttacgtctaagaaattcttttaatatgttttgggatgttttaaggtgtTTGGTAAGCTTTGGGTCGAAATGTTGaggtccaggggcaaaacgataCTTTTGGGTTCCCAGaagcaaaatgatcattttgcacttgAGTCGAGATTTTAGTCATGACAGGGCCCTGAGCACATATTTATCatgattttaattgtttatgcatcattacacgatgtttatgaaattatgaaaattacgtTGCATccttgattttaaagaaaatttacgtatttccatgattttgataagttacgaaaatgatgatatttttgaaggatgggaaaTGGTTGTGACTGaagatatatgtatacgatgatctgattggagatatcgtgagggaaaaggcccagaggaaCCCCATTTACGGGataaggccccagagggagcccgacgatcgtatttttattgacatgatatgatgatatgataagccaaggctcagttgacgggtgagggTGTTGCTGATGTCCGCGCCGCCCGgaaccgtggttatacgtagatggatccatcgaatagagctgatgtgctagagctgatacgaaactcacaactaatgaactgaattcaccaaagaaaatgatttataatgatgaatgatgacaatgatgaatgatgaatgatgataatgatgagctgttttgacatgtaatGATTTCATATGGACACGTATGTGGGAGGATCGGCGGTGTGACCCGGTCCAGTGGTGCACGGGCCAAACTGAGCCCTGGATCAGACCCTGGTGGATCTGATCCACTGCTCAGGAAGGCTCGGCCATGGCTGGGACAAGCCACGTAACCAATAGAGCGTAGGGTAGAAGAATTGTCGGGGTGCGGTTGAGGTGATTACCGAACAAGTGGGTTGTGCTTCGTGCATGGGGGTGCATCCGTTGGTTCCATGGGTACAGAGGGGTCTTAGGGTGATCCAAGAAAAGTGAGTCAGGAACTGGTCCACCAGGTGTGGAGCTAGAGACGAAAATTGGGGGAGATAGTCACGCATAGGTGTTAGAACAAGAGGTTGGAAATTTTCCAGCAGCAAGTGGGTTATGGCCGAGGGGTAGAGGTCTGGTCTGAATAATTTTAGGATCATTTAAGTGTTTATAGGAtgtggttaagtttcgagtcgattcgggttaaacccgagacctcggtccaagttttaaaacgaatcggttaagttctgattttggctcgagtttacgtctaagaatgcttttaaaaatattttggggatattttaaggagtttggtaagcttcgggtcgattTTAGAGGTTTAGGAatgaaacgataattttcgggtttccaggggcaaaatggtcaaaatgatcattttgcacccggagtGAGATTTTAgtcatggcagcgccctgagcacattttatcatgttttaaatgtttatgcatcatgtttatgatttttatggaattacgataaatacgttgcatgcttggtttaaagaaaaagttacgcatatgcatgtttttattaagtaatgaaaatgatgatatttttgaaggatgagaattggttgtcactgacgatgtatatgtatacgatgacatgagatatgatgagctgaggcccaggctcagtgggcgggtaatgctgtcgctgatgtcccccgccaCCGGATACCACGGtattatagatggatccatcgaatagagctgatacgatcgagctgatacgaaagtcacaaataatgaactgaattcaattaaaaaggaaatgtattcgtatatgatgacatgagatgacatgctttaatacaatatgattttacacgacacgtttacgaatatgatgacatgagatgacatgctttgacacgatatgattttacacaacacgtttacattattcttttaagttcatgaaatatatgttgattatgctatttttcactgctgtgtgctacgtatatgtacttgttattactggtacaggtgtgttgaagactcactaggcgtgtgtgatgcaaggtgagcttaatgatgaggagactggaggtgccgaactctgagtaggcagacctggtgcgatgacacgacccgaggaccacatgttttcctcattacgatttatgagatcgagaggagatgaacattttatatacgCTGAGGATATTACGGTTTTTACTCCTTTATCTTTACGTTTGATGTTGATAATTTTAAACTGTGagattttattgtcaaataaagacgagtattttaaatgttattttgtaatggcgagctttaaaaaaaaaatatttccgcattttaaaacgGTAG is a window encoding:
- the LOC142550842 gene encoding LOW QUALITY PROTEIN: amino acid transporter AVT1H (The sequence of the model RefSeq protein was modified relative to this genomic sequence to represent the inferred CDS: deleted 2 bases in 2 codons) → MCANILNFNKQPTCHINSDYLVWHQNQVFVAETTDNAPRSGEMKEVKCRVKSSKDLESLENVNEKDLIVKRDAKTNSSFLHSVINMIGMLIGLGQLSTPYALQNGGWTSSFLLVSIGIACAYTSHILGKCLQKNPKSKDYKDIGHHAFGTKGRILAESFIYMEIFMALVSYTISLHDNLTAVFSTIGMHMGWSPAVHLSTSQMLTAVAVAVALPSLWLRDLSSISFLSIAGIVMSLLIFVTVAWTAVFGGVKVEYGIPALRVWNIPAISGLYIFSYAGHIVFPNIYTAMNDPSKFTKVSIASFSVVTTLYTSLAFMGAKLFGPQVNSQITLSMPPNHASTKIALWATVITPMTKYALEFAPFAIEMERNLPDSMKPRTKMFVRGIIGSIMLLIILLLALSVPYFEHVLSLTGSMVSVGICVIFPCVFYMKIFWGEITRPVMILNGGLVAVGVILGLFGAVSSSKSLFQSLQRGHSA